aactcaaatATTTCAGCATTAACAatgtctgggaattaactcctaaatcaaaaggtaaatccattattgaagctaaatgggttttcagaaataagatggacgaaaaagaaaaagtggtcAGGAACAAAGCAATACTCGTaaccaaaggatatacgcaagaataagggatagactatgatgaaaccTACGCACCAATAGTCAGGTTAGaaaaaattagattattacttgcttttgcttattataaaaatttcaggttgttccaaatggacgtcaagagtgcatttctaaatggatttatccaagaagaagtttatgtggaacaaacTCTCGGATTTGAAGATTTAAAGagaccagactcagtattcagactgaaaaatgctatatatggattaaagcaagcatctCGAGCATAgtatgacaggttaagtaagtttctaattcaaaacagttttgtcaaatgaaaagtggatactaccttgtttattaaaagagaaagtaaaaagtttctacttgttcaaatctatgttgatgaaattatatttggatcaactaacgaaaatctgtgcaagaagttttctaagtttatgcaagatgaatttgagatgagtatgatgggtgaactatctttctttctcggattacaagtgaaacaattgaaataaagaattttcattcaccaagaaaaatatgcaaaataacttgttaaaaagttcggattggagaattgcaaaaatatTGAGATACCAtaaagattcgacatcactttattagaaaTCATGTCCACACCTAATAACTCAAAtccaaaatgtttataaataaatacttCACTTGAACGTAAACTCATAACATACAATCATTATACATTCAAGTCAACAAATTTAACATGGGCCCCACACTGCAACTTCAACAAGGATTCGACAACATATATGTCGTGGAGTGCTCACCTTTCACGCCACTTTTATAAAGAGACCAAGTATGGCTAtgggagaaataaaagaaaaagaaatgctttgtttctttcttaGACAATTACCCTTTTGCCCTcataagcaaaatataataaaagatagTGTGCCCATCTTTTGTCCTTTAGTGCTCCTTCCTTTGTGCAATTCAGGAAACTTATTCAAGAATGAAAAATTTAATCTGTTTTGGAAAATCTTTCTCAacaaattcgatttaacaaatcaatattcgaatttaaaatcgagacattaatttaacaagtgAGAGATCTATGAATCTGTTTTGCCCTTTTACTTTGGAGCTACTTCTTAGCTATGAAGCATCGATACTCTCTAAGAGCTTttgtgtcgtgtcggacacttcGACATTGTCTGATACTCTCGGATACTTTTCAACACTCGGTCAACacatgtcggaaaatccgacacctaGTCAACTTTCTCAACACTTTTCAACACTCAAGTCGGAAATCTAACATATGAGTTTCCGATACATGATTTTAATATCTAGGtcaatttaaaaacttaataaatgggagctcaaaatatatatgtgaaaaaataaaacacaataataaaaataataattagacaaagaagaaaaacataagaTTCTCTTCTCTTCTACTTCCCGTGGTATACAATTCACCCCTTAAAggttttttctcctcttctaaTATATCTAACATGCGAGTCTATAATAtggattgtttattttttctccaagttttatgaattattgaaatagagttgaatttgtcaaattgaaacaataaatgatattaattaatgatggattaatgtttttagtgtatattcattctaagctttttaattaattatttatttatgaatttgatggaaataatcataaaaatgataatttattatgtatatataaaaatatatatttaatatataacgtgtcccaaCATGTcgaattttctgtttttttttagaaacgatATGTCGGCGTATCGCGTCGTGTTGTGTTGCGTGTCGCGTGTTAGTATCGGTACTACTTAACTTCTTAGAGCTTCAAATTCATCTATTATTATAAGGTTTAATGCACTCCTACATCCAACTTTATTAgcaattaatttgatttttgttctgtTGGTGGCTTAGTGTTTGAGCTTTATCTCTTTGGTTCTCTGGCTCAGACGACAAACTGCCGGCTTTGGCACTCAGTGTCAGCGATTGTGGTCGAACTTCTTTGCGCTATTCCGGGTTGGTGGATTTTCTTTAGGTTCAAGGAAGCAATTTTAGACATCTAGTTATATCGAAAGCTCAAATTCGACTGCTTTCGGTTAACGTAGTTCAACTTAGCTTCTATCAGACAGTCTCTAATAATTACTCTTGAGGTCAACAGTTGCACTGACTAGCCTCTATCTTGCTGACGTTTTTTACGTTGTTTTTCCTGGAGAGGCGACATTGCTTCTTCGTTCCGAATTAGCTTGATCATCTATAATCAGTTTCACGCCTCATCTGATACGAAGTTGAATCCTCAGAAAAACGGAGCTATATATAGCAGTATAGGGATCTATTGACGTGAAAAAAGATCTTTTGAACTTGCAGCCTTCAACTCGGTACTCCATCCTGTTGAATATTCAGGGATTTCCGCATGTTTTCGGAGATCTTTTCAGAGACTATTGAATCTTAACCAAGAaggatttttattccagaattCCCAGTTAGCTAGACTGTTCAACTTTCTCTCCCCTTCAGTGAGACTCCAAATAATAAAAGATCGGTCTCGTGTAGGATGGATTACTCTCGATGTTGCCTCTCAGAGAATTTTTCAGAAGAATTGTGTTCTTGATGCTGCAATACCAATCCAAGCTCGAGGTGGGAAAAAGCTATTAGAAGTGGCTGCCGTACTAGCCCAGGGTCAGAGTGATCTTGTGCAACTGCTAAGTATCGAGAACTGATTTTTGCCAGTTTCAAGTGCTTGGAAGGAGTTGAGGAACAAAAGGAGGAAACGGCGATTTGTCGTTAGCTAATTCATGTTTTCTGTGTGCTACAACGCAGAAGGCCCGATCACGTTTGGAAAGCATGAACGTGGATCGCTTGAAAGAAGTCAGATTTGTTCATGATGATAAAATAGGCTACTAGTTAAAATGAAAATCGAtgccaaaaatcaaaagaaaatgatctgATGAATTGTTTATTCTATGATTTGGGAGTTCTTGAACAATTACAAATGTATTTGATAAGCAATATTTTTACTTCCTTACAGCAAAAAGCGGAAAAATAACAGCTATTCACCTAGACTAGATttccagaagaaagaaaaaggaagacaaaagaagaaagagctGGAATAGAGAATAGCCATTGCAGCCCCGACTAAAACCGATTAACAGTTTGCAACCCCCTGAGGGGTAAATCGCGTCATAACCCACAGAGGTGTAAGGCACATTGTAACCCACCGAGGGGTTAGGCATGCCGGTCGCAAGTAACCAAGTGCCGCCGGGGATCAAGTTCCCAATGGTGAACTTCGAAGCCTCCGTCGTGCTTGTGATTACATGGTAACCTGCCCATGTCACCCTATTTGTGGTCGATGACCCAGGGCCTGTGTTCATATACTCTCCATAGTACAGAGTGTCCAGGGCAAAGTCACCATCCCACTCCAACCACCCGGCCGAGTCAATCAGGCCATCAAGGTAGGTCATCATGAAAACagttcttgaatatttttgccATGGCCTCCCAAGGTATGTCTTCATGGAGCTTTGAACCAATATCAACTCTGAATCAGCAATGACTTTGCAGTTGAGGATGGAGATGCCGGTGTTCTGGTTTGGGTCAGTTCGGCCTTGTGCAGTGATGGTATTGACTTTGTTAGGGGGGTTTCTAACATAGATGTTACAATTATGGAAAACGACGGCGGCATTTCCAAAGATGAAGTCAGTGGTGCCATAGATATCACATTCTTTGTAGAACTGTCGTTTAGAATGAACGAAAAGAGTGTCCTGATAACCCTCAAAGCCACATCGATAGAAAACTGAGAGGTCAGAGCTAGAACGCAGAGCAACCGCTTGGTGATTGGCCGAGCCGGCAGTGTTACGAAAAGTGATGTCTTGAGCAATGAATCCATCTCCATCAACAGCTGAAACTCAAGATGAGAAATTATTAGCACGGGTATGTCTACTAGTTCATGTAATCTAAACCGGAAAGTATATGGATCTCTAAATGCTTTATTTACTATCTCAACAAACTAAACGTTGATAatcctccccctttttttctctttttcctttccagtATTTATACTGTATAAAATgcataatataaataaattacatgatAAACTCACCAACAGTTGCTGAATTGAAGGTAGTAAATCCTCCAGCATTACTTTTGCTTCCAGTAATTATGGTCTTTCCAATACCATCACCCACAAACGCGATGTTTTCCAATTTTGATCCCACTTCAACATTCTCTTCATAGGTACCGGCCTTGATATAGATTATGAACCTTGTTGTATCAGACCGCATTAACGCCGCAGTTACAGCTTCGTTAATTGTCTTGTAGTTCCCTGAACCGTCTTGAGCCACCATAATATTTGCTGTAGATAGCATGGGCGAAGACTGTAAGAGCTTCCGGTCGCTGGGCCTCACCCAAGTAGGGAACTCATTGGTGTAGTTTGGGGTAGTGTAGGGCACATAGTTTGCAGACAAAGTGTTGCTTATCAACTTGGAAACATTATTTGACATCAAGGGCAACACATTGTCTGAGATGCCAAGCTCGACAAACCCAGTTCCACAGGTCTGCAAGTTGGTCAGTGCGGCGCTAAGCCAGGTTTGCATGTCGTCTTGAGTACACCGGCGGTTGATGGTCCGGTTCAAGTGGTGGACTGTGTGCTCATAAAGCTTGAGGCAGTCAGCCCATGCGGCCTTCTCGCGTTCATCGTGGCACCCAGAGCCTAGCGAGTACGTGTGGGTTCGGGCTAGCTGCGCGCTCTCGAGGGCGACTTGCATCGAGGCCCTGAGGAAATGGGACCTTCGCTTGAGAGGGGTTTGCTTAGGGTTGCGGGTCAAGAAGTGCTCACAGGGTTGCGGATAAGGCATTTTGCTACACCATGATTTCACAACGCTAGAGGAATAGATAGAGATGGTTTGAGAtagcaaaagaagcaaaaagagaagGGTGATCGCCTTCTGAAGAAAACCCATTTTGATGGATTTTGCGTATTGCCAAGTGGAATTAAGTGAAAGAGAAGTTGAGATCGGTGATGTTGAACTGGGGTGGTTCGGTTGCCTTTGATTGGTCCCTTTATGTAATAAGTGATAATAGCGACAAGAGGGAAGCAGCAACACCACCTTCCATGGAACTTGCTTTTGAATATCATAGAATGACCGATGGATTACAAAAAAACCGACTTGTCGAACACGTTGTTGACGTAACGGGTGCAAAAGTTACTTTTGTGAATCTGTCGAATTAAATTGTCCAGCCATGTGCAATGAACTGCCCCTTTGGAATTTCCAGAGATTCAGATCCGATGGCTCATAGCTCGTGCCTAAAAACCTTTAGCCATAGTCGTAACTAACATTGTTTGGGATTCACATTAATTTTCTCCGAGACGACCATAAGCAAAAAGGCGTAAGAACGTCTATCGGGCACCCGCTCCTATGTTGTCCTTTTGCTAGAAAATTTCAATGATTGCATGATTCAATGTTATTAATTTCCATGCACATGCATATGCATGTGGACTTGTGGGTCCATTCAGTTCGAGAGATTAGacaatgcatttaaaaaaaaaaaaaaaaagattttcactCTGAAGACTTTTGCGTAAAGATCAATACTTCTTGGTAGCTCGGACTTTGACTCAACGACTCGGGGAGCTTCACGGGCAGCTTCTTGGACTCCAAGAACACTCCACATTGTCGCGCGATCGATCGACAGGAGGGATCTCGAAAGTCAAGTCGGCTTCCAGAAATTCCACCagaaactctttttatttttttttttttgttgaccaCCACCAGAAACTCTTTATCTAGGCATCATTGGAAAAATCAAACTTTCCCTGGGTGGGGACAGCAGGTCGGTTTCGTCTTCATCGGCAAGTTCCACGCTTCTTCTTCGTCTACCGAACACTCCGTCCTTGCAGAAAGTCCAAGAACAGCGCACACTCGCAACTTCGTCTCCACCGCCGCGGAGCACGCCGGCCAAGCTTATGCCTTCCACCAGAAAGAGTGCAGGCACTCCAAAAGAACTTCCGTTCGGCTGCTTTCGGTCAATGCAAACCGACTTAACTTCTATTAGACATGATCACTCTTCTTGAGGTGAACAGTAGCATTAACTCGCCTCTATATTGCCAACGCTTTTCAACGACGGTTTTTCCAGGAGAGGGGAAAATTTTCGTTGGTTCTGGATTAGCTTGATCATCTTAATCCATTTTATGCCTCATCTAATTCGAAGTCGAATCCCCGGCAAGACATAGCTATAGAGCGCAGTAGTGGGGGCTACTGAAGTGAAAAAGTTTTCCTGAACTCGCTGTTTTCGAATCAGGTATTCTGTCCTGTTGTAAATATGGGGGGCTTCTGCAGGTTTTTGGCAAGGTTTCTCGGGGACTATTGAACTGTAGCCGAGGAGGATTCACTCCCAGAATTCTTGCCTAACTAGAGTGTTCCCATTAATGAAAATAAGGTCTTGCACGGGACAGATAAATCGTGATGTTGCCTCTCAGACAATTATTAAGAAGAATTGTGTTCTTGATGCTGCAATACTAAATCCAATCTAAAGTTGAGAAAAAGCTATTAGAAGTGGTTGCTGTACTAGGCCAAAGTCAGGGTGAAATATGAAGGTGATAAGCTAATCAGACCTGACTATTGATATTCAGTACCTGCTAAAAATGGAGAACTAgtttgtcaatttcaaatgcTTGGAAGGAGCTGTGAGGAGCAAAAGCATGAAACAGCGACTGTTGTAGGCTACTTCAGGCTTACCAGGTGGTACAACGCGGAAGGGGCAATCATGTTTTTGATAATATGACAATCCATGAACGAGGGGCACGAATGCCGATCGCTTGAAAGAATTCGTTTTGTTCACGATGTTAAGATAGGCTATTAGTTGAAATGAAGATTGATGtcgaaaattgaaagaaaatgatctTTATGGttttgtaatatatatatttttgtcctTTGAATTCAGAGTTTGTAAGCAATCTGAGATGTTCTTTGCTTAAGCGATAAAATTACTTCCTTGCAGCAAAGAAGCAAGAATTGGACTAGAGAGTGCCCGCTATAACTTCCAATAAATTTGATGAACTTGTATCACGCAGAGGTGTAGGGCATGCCAGTGGCGAGCAACCAAGAGCTGCTGGCAATGAAGTTCCCGATAGTGAATTTCAAGCCTCTGTCACACTTGTGATGATGGTAACTTACCCAAGGACCCTGTTTTGGTCGATGACCTAGGGCGCGTGTTCATATACTTTCCATAGTAAAGAGTCTTAAGGGCAAAGTCATTGTCCCACTATCTGGTCAAGTCAATTAGGCTATCAAGGTAACTCTCTATAAAAACGGTTTTTAATTCTTCTAAGAGAGGTACGTATTCACAAAACTTTGAACCGATGACAAGTTTGAAGCTGCAGTGACTATGCAGTTATGGGTAGAGATGCGGTTATTATGATTGGGATTAGTCCGGCCTCATGCAGTGACGATATTGACCTGGTCAATCTTGCACAGATGTTGCAGTTCTAGAAAACAACGGTAGGATTTCTAAAGATGAAGTCAATGGTGCCATTGATGTTGCACTATCTATAAAACTATTGCTCGGAATGAATATAAAGGGCGTTTGATGATCCAAAAGCCACATCGACAGAAGACCAAGAGGTCAGAACTGAATGTAGAGCAATTGCTTGGTGAGTCGATGTGCCGGTAGTGTCACAGAAAGTGATCCGTCACCAACAATAGCTGAAACACAAGATGAGAGACATTATTAGCATGCGTGTGTCTACTTGTACGTGTAATCTAAAGGGAAAAGTATCCCGCAAACCAAACACGGACCTCTCCAGGCTTGTTTTACTACCTCATATTAGAAATACAACCGTTTTCTCTAATTCTTGCGTTCATGATCCGGACCCACTTCATATAATAA
Above is a window of Eucalyptus grandis isolate ANBG69807.140 chromosome 9, ASM1654582v1, whole genome shotgun sequence DNA encoding:
- the LOC104446305 gene encoding pectinesterase 2, whose amino-acid sequence is MGFLQKAITLLFLLLLLSQTISIYSSSVVKSWCSKMPYPQPCEHFLTRNPKQTPLKRRSHFLRASMQVALESAQLARTHTYSLGSGCHDEREKAAWADCLKLYEHTVHHLNRTINRRCTQDDMQTWLSAALTNLQTCGTGFVELGISDNVLPLMSNNVSKLISNTLSANYVPYTTPNYTNEFPTWVRPSDRKLLQSSPMLSTANIMVAQDGSGNYKTINEAVTAALMRSDTTRFIIYIKAGTYEENVEVGSKLENIAFVGDGIGKTIITGSKSNAGGFTTFNSATVAVDGDGFIAQDITFRNTAGSANHQAVALRSSSDLSVFYRCGFEGYQDTLFVHSKRQFYKECDIYGTTDFIFGNAAVVFHNCNIYVRNPPNKVNTITAQGRTDPNQNTGISILNCKVIADSELILVQSSMKTYLGRPWQKYSRTVFMMTYLDGLIDSAGWLEWDGDFALDTLYYGEYMNTGPGSSTTNRVTWAGYHVITSTTEASKFTIGNLIPGGTWLLATGMPNPSVGYNVPYTSVGYDAIYPSGGCKLLIGFSRGCNGYSLFQLFLLLSSFFFLLEI